From the genome of Parasteatoda tepidariorum isolate YZ-2023 chromosome X1, CAS_Ptep_4.0, whole genome shotgun sequence, one region includes:
- the LOC107451034 gene encoding uncharacterized protein isoform X2, translating to MMFTSFSPTSSISQSTPTSGKKRPICDDNFRVSKLKTPSCSDSLEKDTIYTKEMIEKCDNKEELLKMYGNLKRNNLELEKKLQKLQLVKKHHSKIVPENLISLTEKWLTTAQSALVKLYEELPEPKPNDLLCLMNNLRIDPAIVKYDPDHPTFSLAD from the exons ATGATGTTTACTTCTTTCTCACCTACGAGTAGCATTTCTCAATCCACACCCACATCTGGTAAAAAAAGACCCATTTGTGATGATAATTTCAGGGTTTCTAAACTTAAAACACCTAGTTGCTCTGATTCATTGGAAAAAGACACCATCTATACAAaagaaatgattgaaaaatgtgATAATAAAGAAGAACTGCTGAAAATGTATGgaaatttaaagagaaacaaCCTGGAGCTAGAGAAAAAGCTGCAGAAATTGCAACTAGTCAAAAAGCATCATTCTAAA attgtgcctgaaaatttgatttcgttGACTGAAAAATGGTTAACTACTGCACAGTCTGCACTTGTGAAATTGTATGAAGAGTTACCTGAACCTAAACCCAATGATCTTCTATGCCTTATGAATAATTTGCGAATCGATCCTGCAATTGTAAAATATGATCCtgatcatccaacattttctcTTGCAGATTAG
- the LOC107451034 gene encoding uncharacterized protein isoform X1 — translation MSEKKEIPPKVFQEMVKRRSSDTRMMFTSFSPTSSISQSTPTSGKKRPICDDNFRVSKLKTPSCSDSLEKDTIYTKEMIEKCDNKEELLKMYGNLKRNNLELEKKLQKLQLVKKHHSKIVPENLISLTEKWLTTAQSALVKLYEELPEPKPNDLLCLMNNLRIDPAIVKYDPDHPTFSLAD, via the exons ATgagtgaaaaaaaggaaattcctCCTAAAGTTTTTCAAGAAATGGTGAAg agaagGTCTAGTGATACAAGAATGATGTTTACTTCTTTCTCACCTACGAGTAGCATTTCTCAATCCACACCCACATCTGGTAAAAAAAGACCCATTTGTGATGATAATTTCAGGGTTTCTAAACTTAAAACACCTAGTTGCTCTGATTCATTGGAAAAAGACACCATCTATACAAaagaaatgattgaaaaatgtgATAATAAAGAAGAACTGCTGAAAATGTATGgaaatttaaagagaaacaaCCTGGAGCTAGAGAAAAAGCTGCAGAAATTGCAACTAGTCAAAAAGCATCATTCTAAA attgtgcctgaaaatttgatttcgttGACTGAAAAATGGTTAACTACTGCACAGTCTGCACTTGTGAAATTGTATGAAGAGTTACCTGAACCTAAACCCAATGATCTTCTATGCCTTATGAATAATTTGCGAATCGATCCTGCAATTGTAAAATATGATCCtgatcatccaacattttctcTTGCAGATTAG